Genomic window (Marinobacter fonticola):
GTGAAACCCTGCAGCACATCGAAGCCGGCAAGGCGGATATCGTGATCGGCACCCACAAGCTGATTCAGGGCGACGTTAAGTTCAAGAATCTCGGCTTGGTGATTATCGACGAAGAGCACCGGTTCGGCGTGCAGCAGAAAGAACGGCTCAAAGCGCTGCGGGCTGAAGTGGACTTGCTGACCCTGACCGCGACGCCCATCCCCCGCACGCTCAATATGGCCATGGGCCACTTGCGAGACCTGTCGATCATCGCCACGCCGCCAGCCCGCCGCCTGTCGGTGAAGACATTTGTGCGCCAGCGCGAGGACGCGCTGGTGAAAGAAGCCGTATTGCGGGAAATCTTGCGCGGCGGTCAGGTCTACTTTCTGCACAACGAAGTCAGCACCATCGAGAAAGCGGCCGCCGACCTGCGTGAAATGATTCCCGAAGCCCGGGTCGGCGTTGCCCATGGGCAAATGCGCGAGCGTGAGCTTGAGCAGATCATGACCGACTTCTACCACAAGCGTTTCAACGTACTGGTGTGTACCACCATTATCGAGACAGGGATCGATGTGCCCAGCGCCAACACCATCATCATCGAGCGCGCAGACAAATTCGGTCTAGCTCAACTACACCAGCTGCGCGGACGGGTTGGCCGGTCCCACCACCAAGCCTATGCGTATCTTCTCACGCCTCCGCCCAAAAGCCTCAGTACCGACGCAGAGAAGCGCCTGGAGGCGATATCCATGGCCCAGGATTTGGGCGCGGGTTTCATGCTGGCGACTCAGGACCTGGAAATCCGCGGAGCCGGCGAATTGCTGGGCGAGGAGCAAAGCGGCCAGATCGAAAGCATCGGCTTCACGCTATACATGGAGCTGCTCGACGAGGCCGTTAAAGCGATTCGCGAGGGCCGCACGCCCAATGCCGAACTGCCGCTCAGCCACGGCACGGAGATCAACCTGCGCATACCGGCGTTGATCACCGAAGAATACTTGCCGGACGTCCACAATCGCCTCATGCTCTACAAGCGCATCGCCAGCACCAAAACTCAGGACGAGCTGAAAGAGCTGCAAGTGGAGATGATCGACCGCTTCGGTTTGCTGCCGGACCAGACCAAAAACCTGATGCGTCAGACTCAGCTGCGTATTCGTGCCGAGGCCCTGGGCATTGCCAAAATCGACGCTGGCACCGAGTGGGGCCGGCTGGAGTTCGGCAATAACACGCCAATCGATCCGTTAATTCTTGTCCAGAAAGTACAGAGCGCACCGCAATCTTATAAACTTGAAGGCGCAAACACCTTCCGCTTCAGGCTGAAGGAGACGTCGACCGATGGTAAACTTGCCGGCGTCGCGGACATGCTCGGGGAACTCGAAAAGACGCCCGCATGAACCAAACGCTGCCACGGCCGGCCCGGCTGGCCCAGAAACGGGAGTATGGAGTTTTGCAGGATTTCCAGAACCGGTGGCTGAGCCCACTGGCATTCGCTTTTGCCCTGCTGTCACTGTCCGGGACAGCCTTCGCCCAGGACAACCTCTACCGAGCCGAACTGGTGCTGTTCGAACGCCTCGATGCGGCAGCCTCTATCGGCGAGCAGATGCAGACACGGCGACCAGACGCCAATCCAGAGGTCCAGCAACAGCTCTGGGTAGCAGGTCCCGGCGGCCGGGTGTCCTCGGACCTATCCTTGATCCCCCGCCATGAGCTTACCCTGACTGCTGCAGCCGCTCGCTTGGAAAACAGCGGACGTTACCGCGTTCTGATGGCTAGCGGTTGGGTCCAGTCCTTCCCGCCGGATTATCAGGGGGAACCGATGCGGGTGTCGCTAGGCAACATGCTGGACGAGGCTGGCGAACGGGAAGTCCAGGGCTACATCGACATTGACCGGCTGCGCTATTTGCACGTCACGGCTCACCTCGATCACTGGCAGCCGGTGCAGACGACCGCCGAACCGGGCAGTGCCGGCAGCGCTCCCACGTCGGCCGAGGCGACCCCGGACAGCTCGCAGGCGTCAGCGAAAAACAACCTCGATAGTTCATCCCAGTCGGAGGGCGGCGAATTTGCGGCCGGCAATCTTGAAACCACGCCGCGTGCCGACAAGGAACTACTGACCTGGCTGCACGAGACTCGCCGGATGCGCAGCGAAGAAATCCACTACCTGGACTCGCCCAGCCTCGGGCTCCTGGTCTACTTCAAGCCTATTAAAGACCAAGGCGGCGCCCAATAGCGGGGCCGCCCAGAAATCCCATTCAGGGCCGCCCCACCGGCGCATAACCTTGCTGAATGAACCGGGCCAGGATGGCCCGGACACCGGCCATTCCGGTATCGATAGCGTCCTGGATCTCGTCCATTGTTATGATGTGATCGGACTTGCCGGCCGCCCAGTTCACAACCAACGCCAGACAGGCGTAATCCAAACCGAGTTCCGCGGCCAGCGCGGCTTCCGGCATACCCGTCATCCCTATCAGGTCGCAGCCATCCCGCTCCATCCTCCGCACCTCGGCAGAGGTTTCCAGGCGCGGTCCCTGCGTAGCCGCATAGACCCCGAAATCCACGCAGTGGACATTCTCGTCCAGGGCAGCGGCCTTCAGCCCTAAGCGCAGCGCTTCGGTATAGGGAAAGGTAAAGTCAATGTGGGTGACATGCTCGATGTCGCCCTCGAAATAGGTATGGCCGCGGCCCCAGGTGTAGTCCACAACCTGATCCGGAATGACAATTTGCGCAGGGCCCATGGCAGCGTGAATACCGCCTACCGCATTAACGCCAATAATGGTCTTCACCCCGGCGTCACGCAACGCCCAGAGATTCGCCCGGTAGTTGACCTGATGAGGCGGAAAACGATGCGGGCTGCCATGGCGGGCCAGAAAAATCACGGGCACACCGCTCAGCATGCCGGTAACCAGTGGCGCCGAAGGCTCTCCCCATGGCGTCGACACACTCTTCTCGCCGGTGATCTGCAGGCCCTCAAGCTCGGTTAACCCGGTCCCGCCAATGATGCCGACGGCCGGCGCACTATCTGCTGTTTGAATCATCAGTCGGCGTCTCCCTGGGTCGTATGGTCAGCCTTGGGGTTGTTCTCGTAATTCTCGATGGCGTCTTCGTCCCGGTAGGATGGACGATCCTCCCCTTTCGAGCGTCGCTCATCCTCGTCACGGCTTGCATCTTTCTCCTGCCGCATAGCGTCCAGGCGTATCGTATCGGCCACATGCAACGTCCGAGTCGGGAAGGCTACTTCCGCACCATAGCTGTTGATGATTTCGCTGATCTGCAACAGCACATCCTGCTTGATGGCGTGATACTTCACCCACTCCACGGTCTTGGTGAAGGTATAGATCATGATGTCCAAAGACGAGTCGTTGAACTTGAGGAAGTTGACGATCAACGTTTGCTCACTGTCGATTTCCTCATGGGTCTCCAGCATGGTCCTGATGTCATGCACGATGGAGCTCATTTCGCTCACGTCCAGATAACGGATACCGATGGTTTCGTCAATCCGCCGGTTGGTCATACGCGACGGGTTTTCCACCGAGATCTGGGTAAAGACAGCATTGGGCACATAGAGTGGCCGCTTATCGAAGGTACGTATCGTCGTCAGCCGCCAGCCTATATGCTCCACCGTACCTTCGATCTCCTGATCCGGGGAACGGATCCAGTCGCCGACCTTAAAAGGCCGATCCATGTAAACCATCAGGCCACCGAAGAAATTGGCCAGCAAATCCTTCGCAGCAAAGCCAATCGCAATACCACCAACACCGCCGAACGCCAACACGCCGGAAATACTGTATCCCAGCGACTGCATGATAATCAGGGCAGCCGTGATGAAGACCACAGCGCGGGCAAGCTTACTCACCGCCATGACGGTGGTATAGTCCATCGGCTTACGCATTTTGACCGGCGAGGCCAGGATCTTTTCACCCTGTTTGATAAACCCCCACAGGAACCAGACCAGGAGCCAGATCAGCCCCAACTTGAGCACGGTCTGGTTAGCCTTGAAGATCTCTGCTTCGGAATAACGGTGCGCCAGAGCGGCCGCCCAATACACGCCCTGCAGCCAAACAAAGCCGATGGCCGGTTTGCGCAGGGCATGCAGCAACGCGTCGTCCCAGAGATTGTTGGTCGTGCTGAATTTGGCTTCCAGGCGAGCAATGATTCGGCTGATCACGAAGGCAATGATGGCTGTGATCAGAACCAGCGCAAACACCACGATGGCCACGCGCCATTCCTGCGACAACAAGCTGTAATTCTCTATCCAGCGACTCAGCCTCTCAGGCGCTTCTTCCACACCGTTTCTCCTGGTTATTGATAAATGCGTGCGTTAACGCGGTAGGAATCGATAGCCCGCTAGCTGCCGTTATTCGATAAAAACGGGCGTGCCGGCAGGTACGCAATCGAAAAGAGCCAGAAGGTCATCATTGCGCATCCGAATACAGCCGTGGGAGGCCGGCACACCCATGGGCTCGGTGTCTGGCGTGCCGTGGATATAGATATAGCGGCGCATTGAATCGACCTGCCCGCCCCGATTGGCCCCCGTTTCCTTGCCGCTGAGCCAAAGAATGCGTGTCAGAATCCAATCTCGCGACGGATGCTCGTGGGCCAATTCGCTCGAGTAGATTTCGCCGGTGGGTCGCCGGCCGATGAACACGGTCCCCCGTGGCTGCCCGGCGCCAATACAGGCGCGGACATAGTGGCGCCCGCGCGGCGTGCAGCCGGAACCGTTTGCCTCCCCCGGCCCATTGCTCGCAGTAGAGACCGAGTAACGGCGCACACTGCCATCGCTCATCGGGGCTATCAGGGTTTGCCGGGGTATACTGATCCTCAGTTCTTCAGCGAGCAGCAAGAGACACCTCTTCCGACTGGGGCGGCTTTGAGCCACCGCGCATGATAGTTTCGCGCATAATAGGTTACAGGCGCAGAGATTACCGAGCCGAGGCCAGCCAGGCAATATGGGAAGGGCGAATGAGCAACCGCTAAGTCAAAGACTTAGGGAATACGGAAAGATATATCAGGCGGTCTGCGGAAATACTACGCCATCCCCGGCCTGCAAACCGGCCGCCAGAAAGGGAACCAAACGCGCTGCGATTTCCTGCACGGTGGTATCGATCCCCAGCTTGTTCTCGAGAATTTCCCGTAACGCGTCACTGCTGGACATGGTAAACGCTGTTGCACCGAGCATGAACTGGATACGCCAGTAGCGATCTACCGCCGAGAGTTGTGGCGTAGCCTCCTTAAGTAACCGCATGAAGCGCCCAAAGGGCTCGCTGTACTCCTGCTCCAGGAACTTGCGCAGGTGACCCTGTGATTGGGTATAAGCCAGCCCGAGCAAACGCATGAAGATGGAAATACCGTTTTCGTTCCGGTGTGGCATACGCACCGCGCTTTCGGTTAAGGCCCAAAGCGTCTGGTGCAATGTCGGAGGGCGTTCATCGCACTTGCGCTCCAGCTCGTCGAAGGCTTTTTCCAACGTTGCCGAGAACGGGGTAAGAAAACGTCCGAATACGGCCTGAATAAGCGCGTTCTTTGAGCCAAAATGGTAATTGACGGCAGCGAGATTCACATTAGCCTTACTGGTAATCATGCGCAGTGAAGTCTCGGAAAATCCGCGCTCCGCGAAAAGCTCTTCTGCAGCATCAAGGATGCGATCAACGGTATCAGACTGCGCCATAGTGTTCCGCCAGAGGTCGAAAGCCCAAACATTTGTTTAAAACATACGTTTGACATTACCTTGTGTCAAGCCGCACCTTTTTGGCACTTCAACTCCGCCCCTATTTGTCGCAAAAGACAGTTGCCGCAAAAGATAGTTGTCGCAAAGACTGTTGTCGCAAAAGACAGAAAGATTGCAAAAACAGAAAGGCCGCAAAAATAAAAAAGCGCAGATGCCGACACACCCGCGCTTTAAGTTTTTTTAGACCGAGAGCGATTACTTATCCATAGATGTCGCCGCTATTCGGTGGATACTCAGGTCTGCGCCTTCGAACTCCTCTTCCTCGGAAAGGCGCAACGAACTCACCAAACTAACGACGCCATACACAATGGCACCGCCGACGAATGCGATCACCAAACCCGTAACAGAACCCACAACCTGTGCACCGAGGCTGACACCGCCGAGGCCACCCAGGCTGGACTGACCGAAGAGACCCGCCGCGACGCCACCCCAAACCCCACAGATACCGTGCAGCGGCCAGACGCCGAGCACGTCATCGAGACGGGCCATACGATTCTGGGCCCACTCGAACAAATAGACGAACAGCGCGCCGGCGATACCACCGGTGATCAGCGCCCCGATCGGGTGCATCAAATCGGAGCCGGCACACACCGCCACCAGACCGGCCAGCGGGCCGTTGTGAATAAAGCCCGGATCAGTGCGGCCAACCAGCATGGATACAACGATACCGCCAACCATAGCCATCAGGCTGTTGACAGCCACCAAACCACTGATGCCATCCAGTGTCTGGGCAGACATGACATTAAAACCGAACCAGCCCACGGTCAGAATCCATGCCCCTAACGCCAGGAAAGGTATATTGGAGGGCGCAAACGCCACGACCCGGCCGTTACGATAGCGCCCCTTTCTCGCGCCCAAGATCAGCACAGCGGCCAAAGCAATCCAGCCGCCAACACCATGAACGACAACTGAGCCGGCAAAATCATGGAACGGTGCGCCGAACGTAGCCTCGAGCCACGACTGGAAGCCATAGTTGCCATTCCAGATCATCCCCTCGAAAAATGGATATACCAGAGCGACAATGATCGCCGAGGCCACAAGCATCGGGTAGAAACGCGCCCGCTCGGCGATACCGCCGGACACAATTGCCGGAATAGCCGCTGCGAACGTGAGCAGGAAGAAAAATTTAACGAGTTCATAGCCACTGGCTTCGGTCAGTACCGCTGCACTGGCAAAGAAATCAGTTTGATAGGCGACGGTGTAACCCACAAAAAAGTAGGCCAACGTCGAAACCCCGAAATCGGTCATGATTTTCACCAGGGCATTCACCTGGTTCTTGTGACGAACCGTGCCGACTTCCAGGAAGGCAAAGCCGGCATGCATCGCCAGTACCATGACAGCACCCAGCAGCAGAAAAAGTGTATTGGCACTTTGCAGCAGCGTCTCCACTGCACTTGTCGTTTCCACGGATTAATACTCCCGTTTATCTGATGAACTCACGAGACGCAGCACACTGCGACATCGATGCATTATCTGGGAGCAGGCTCATACAAAAAGTGTTCCATAATAGAACACGCAACCGGGGGACAGTTGTTTAGAGGTGATAAAAACGAAATCACTCAGAACTTCTATCGATTGAACCG
Coding sequences:
- a CDS encoding CsiV family protein gives rise to the protein MNQTLPRPARLAQKREYGVLQDFQNRWLSPLAFAFALLSLSGTAFAQDNLYRAELVLFERLDAAASIGEQMQTRRPDANPEVQQQLWVAGPGGRVSSDLSLIPRHELTLTAAAARLENSGRYRVLMASGWVQSFPPDYQGEPMRVSLGNMLDEAGEREVQGYIDIDRLRYLHVTAHLDHWQPVQTTAEPGSAGSAPTSAEATPDSSQASAKNNLDSSSQSEGGEFAAGNLETTPRADKELLTWLHETRRMRSEEIHYLDSPSLGLLVYFKPIKDQGGAQ
- a CDS encoding S-methyl-5'-thioinosine phosphorylase: MIQTADSAPAVGIIGGTGLTELEGLQITGEKSVSTPWGEPSAPLVTGMLSGVPVIFLARHGSPHRFPPHQVNYRANLWALRDAGVKTIIGVNAVGGIHAAMGPAQIVIPDQVVDYTWGRGHTYFEGDIEHVTHIDFTFPYTEALRLGLKAAALDENVHCVDFGVYAATQGPRLETSAEVRRMERDGCDLIGMTGMPEAALAAELGLDYACLALVVNWAAGKSDHIITMDEIQDAIDTGMAGVRAILARFIQQGYAPVGRP
- a CDS encoding mechanosensitive ion channel family protein produces the protein MEEAPERLSRWIENYSLLSQEWRVAIVVFALVLITAIIAFVISRIIARLEAKFSTTNNLWDDALLHALRKPAIGFVWLQGVYWAAALAHRYSEAEIFKANQTVLKLGLIWLLVWFLWGFIKQGEKILASPVKMRKPMDYTTVMAVSKLARAVVFITAALIIMQSLGYSISGVLAFGGVGGIAIGFAAKDLLANFFGGLMVYMDRPFKVGDWIRSPDQEIEGTVEHIGWRLTTIRTFDKRPLYVPNAVFTQISVENPSRMTNRRIDETIGIRYLDVSEMSSIVHDIRTMLETHEEIDSEQTLIVNFLKFNDSSLDIMIYTFTKTVEWVKYHAIKQDVLLQISEIINSYGAEVAFPTRTLHVADTIRLDAMRQEKDASRDEDERRSKGEDRPSYRDEDAIENYENNPKADHTTQGDAD
- a CDS encoding L,D-transpeptidase; translated protein: MSDGSVRRYSVSTASNGPGEANGSGCTPRGRHYVRACIGAGQPRGTVFIGRRPTGEIYSSELAHEHPSRDWILTRILWLSGKETGANRGGQVDSMRRYIYIHGTPDTEPMGVPASHGCIRMRNDDLLALFDCVPAGTPVFIE
- a CDS encoding TetR/AcrR family transcriptional regulator — its product is MAQSDTVDRILDAAEELFAERGFSETSLRMITSKANVNLAAVNYHFGSKNALIQAVFGRFLTPFSATLEKAFDELERKCDERPPTLHQTLWALTESAVRMPHRNENGISIFMRLLGLAYTQSQGHLRKFLEQEYSEPFGRFMRLLKEATPQLSAVDRYWRIQFMLGATAFTMSSSDALREILENKLGIDTTVQEIAARLVPFLAAGLQAGDGVVFPQTA
- a CDS encoding ammonium transporter; translation: METTSAVETLLQSANTLFLLLGAVMVLAMHAGFAFLEVGTVRHKNQVNALVKIMTDFGVSTLAYFFVGYTVAYQTDFFASAAVLTEASGYELVKFFFLLTFAAAIPAIVSGGIAERARFYPMLVASAIIVALVYPFFEGMIWNGNYGFQSWLEATFGAPFHDFAGSVVVHGVGGWIALAAVLILGARKGRYRNGRVVAFAPSNIPFLALGAWILTVGWFGFNVMSAQTLDGISGLVAVNSLMAMVGGIVVSMLVGRTDPGFIHNGPLAGLVAVCAGSDLMHPIGALITGGIAGALFVYLFEWAQNRMARLDDVLGVWPLHGICGVWGGVAAGLFGQSSLGGLGGVSLGAQVVGSVTGLVIAFVGGAIVYGVVSLVSSLRLSEEEEFEGADLSIHRIAATSMDK